One Halalkalicoccus subterraneus genomic window, AGACCTCGTCGTCCTCGTCCTCGGCCTGGATCTTCGCCCACGCCTCCTCGAAGTCCTCCATTCGGACCTCGGTACGGTCGTCGCGGATGGCGAACATCCCCGCCTCGGTACAGATCGCCTTGATGTCGGCGCCGCTCGCGTCGTTGATCTCGTTTGCGAGCGCCCCGAAATCGACGTCCTCGGCGACGTTCATCTCCCGGGTGTGGATCTGGAAGATGAGCTCTCGTCCCTCCGCGTCGGGCTTGGGGACCTCGATGAGCCGGTCGAACCGGCCGGGCCGGAGGATGGCGCGATCGAGCATGTCGAAGCGGTTCGTGGCGGCGATGATCCGCACCTCGCCGCGATCCTCGAAGCCGTCCATTTCGCTGAGCAGCTGCATCATCGTGCGCTGGACCTCCGCGTCGCCCGACGTCTTCGATTCCGTGCGCTTGGAGGCGATGGCG contains:
- a CDS encoding AAA family ATPase gives rise to the protein AIASKRTESKTSGDAEVQRTMMQLLSEMDGFEDRGEVRIIAATNRFDMLDRAILRPGRFDRLIEVPKPDAEGRELIFQIHTREMNVAEDVDFGALANEINDASGADIKAICTEAGMFAIRDDRTEVRMEDFEEAWAKIQAEDEDDEVSKTFA